From a region of the Mercurialis annua linkage group LG1-X, ddMerAnnu1.2, whole genome shotgun sequence genome:
- the LOC126664368 gene encoding uncharacterized protein LOC126664368 isoform X1: MDLPSRNWKPLLPLLLLALLLFYEERVSLPSCTLVPSNSRQNDAAEEKNLDDDLKVMIVANLLLVGSKTSYFDLYFRDYYMSKFFRKSFRSLKPDMLLVLGDVSAAGFELSKSKWVSVLHQFHGILGPFLELPVHVVLGDRDIGECSKLNSSSVHWVSRNFPGLDSAGCGGFDISNVSFVSLNAVALLCGNNKLRFSVEKAIETESIDLRMGTEGAMDGIVNFRKLPDSFSWKENAMSSGSGPVLLLHFPLHRTANDNCKGHNSIEKAATSFQDDTDALESRGPYDLLHTVPPNASEYIFQALKPRIIFSAHSHEFCDYTHSDGIREVTVPAMTWKARDDPGFIIATFHGVKRSVSVSYCSLARESHVLIVYACFLILLLTTWLMTNKPQNSSFR, encoded by the exons ctTTGTTACCTCTTCTCCTCCTCGCCCTTCTATTATTCTACGAAGAACGGGTCTCCCTTCCTTCTTGCACTCTCGTACCCAGTAACTCCCGTCAAAACGACGCTGCTGAAGAGAAAAATCTGGATGATGACTTGAAAGTAATGATAGTCGCAAATTTGTTACTAGTTGGTTCCAAAACTAGTTACTTTGACCTCTATTTTAGAGATTATTACATGTCCAAATTCTTCAgg AAATCTTTTCGCAGTTTGAAGCCCGATATGCTGCTAGTTTTGGGAGATGTATCTGCTGCAGGATTTGAATTGTCGAAAAGTAAATGGGTATCTGTGCTACATCAATTTCATGGAATTTTGGGACCATTTCTTGAGCTGCCCGTTCATGTTGTTCTTGGTGATAGAGATATTGGGGAATGTAGTAAGCTCAATTCGAGTTCTGTTCATTGGGTATCGAGGAATTTTCCTGGTTTAGATTCAGCTGGTTGTGGTGGTTTTGACATTAGTAATGTTAGCTTTGTCTCACTTAATGCTGTTGCTTTGCTCTGTGGTAACAATAAGTTGAGATTTAGCGTTGAAAAGGCGATTGAGACTGAAAGTATAGATCTTAGAATGGGAACTGAAGGCGCAATGGATGGTATTGTAAATTTTAGGAAACTGCCTGATAGCTTTAGTTGGAAAGAGAATGCAATGTCGTCTGGATCTGGTCCTGTTCTTCTACTTCATTTCCCCTTGCACCGAACGGCAAATGACAATTGTAAGGGTCACAACAGTATCGAGAAAGCTGCTACATCTTTTCAGGATGACACAGATGCATTAGAAAGCAG AGGACCCTATGATTTATTGCATACTGTTCCACCAAATGCTTCTGAGTATATTTTTCAAGCTCTCAAACCAAG GATAATTTTCAGTGCTCATAGCCATGAATTTTGTGATTACACTCACTCAGACGGGATTCGTGAGGTGACTGTTCCTGCAATGACATGGAAAGCAAGGGATGACCCTGGTTTTATTATTGCCACCTTCCATGGTGTCAAAAGATCTGTAAGTGTCAGCTACTGCTCCCTCGCTAGAGAATCTCATGTACTAATAGTGTATGCTTGTTTTCTGATTCTGTTACTAACAACGTGGCTTATGACAAATAAACCTCAGAACTCTAGTTTTAGATGA
- the LOC126664368 gene encoding uncharacterized protein LOC126664368 isoform X2, with protein MDLPSRNWKPLLPLLLLALLLFYEERVSLPSCTLVPSNSRQNDAAEEKNLDDDLKVMIVANLLLVGSKTSYFDLYFRDYYMSKFFRKSFRSLKPDMLLVLGDVSAAGFELSKSKWVSVLHQFHGILGPFLELPVHVVLGDRDIGECSKLNSSSVHWVSRNFPGLDSAGCGGFDISNVSFVSLNAVALLCGNNKLRFSVEKAIETESIDLRMGTEGAMDGIVNFRKLPDSFSWKENAMSSGSGPVLLLHFPLHRTANDNCKGHNSIEKAATSFQDDTDALESRGPYDLLHTVPPNASEYIFQALKPRIIFSAHSHEFCDYTHSDGIREVTVPAMTWKARDDPGFIIATFHGVKRSVSCIPLTKLASNGTSRSCVMLDVTILTD; from the exons ctTTGTTACCTCTTCTCCTCCTCGCCCTTCTATTATTCTACGAAGAACGGGTCTCCCTTCCTTCTTGCACTCTCGTACCCAGTAACTCCCGTCAAAACGACGCTGCTGAAGAGAAAAATCTGGATGATGACTTGAAAGTAATGATAGTCGCAAATTTGTTACTAGTTGGTTCCAAAACTAGTTACTTTGACCTCTATTTTAGAGATTATTACATGTCCAAATTCTTCAgg AAATCTTTTCGCAGTTTGAAGCCCGATATGCTGCTAGTTTTGGGAGATGTATCTGCTGCAGGATTTGAATTGTCGAAAAGTAAATGGGTATCTGTGCTACATCAATTTCATGGAATTTTGGGACCATTTCTTGAGCTGCCCGTTCATGTTGTTCTTGGTGATAGAGATATTGGGGAATGTAGTAAGCTCAATTCGAGTTCTGTTCATTGGGTATCGAGGAATTTTCCTGGTTTAGATTCAGCTGGTTGTGGTGGTTTTGACATTAGTAATGTTAGCTTTGTCTCACTTAATGCTGTTGCTTTGCTCTGTGGTAACAATAAGTTGAGATTTAGCGTTGAAAAGGCGATTGAGACTGAAAGTATAGATCTTAGAATGGGAACTGAAGGCGCAATGGATGGTATTGTAAATTTTAGGAAACTGCCTGATAGCTTTAGTTGGAAAGAGAATGCAATGTCGTCTGGATCTGGTCCTGTTCTTCTACTTCATTTCCCCTTGCACCGAACGGCAAATGACAATTGTAAGGGTCACAACAGTATCGAGAAAGCTGCTACATCTTTTCAGGATGACACAGATGCATTAGAAAGCAG AGGACCCTATGATTTATTGCATACTGTTCCACCAAATGCTTCTGAGTATATTTTTCAAGCTCTCAAACCAAG GATAATTTTCAGTGCTCATAGCCATGAATTTTGTGATTACACTCACTCAGACGGGATTCGTGAGGTGACTGTTCCTGCAATGACATGGAAAGCAAGGGATGACCCTGGTTTTATTATTGCCACCTTCCATGGTGTCAAAAGATCT GTCAGCTGCATTCCTCTAACAAAATTAGCTTCAAATGGGACTTCAAGGTCCTGTGTTATGCTCGATGTTACTATACTCACAGACTGA
- the LOC126664367 gene encoding probable beta-D-xylosidase 7 → MKLQKISLLTLLLFIYAESAKSEPPFSCDYTNPSTKSYLFCQTSLPITQRVKDLISRLTLDEKISQLVDTAPSIPRLGIPAYRWWSEALHGVAFLPDVSERQGIHFNGTIRSATSFPQVILSAASFDSTLWYRIGQVIGKEARAIYNNGQAIGMTFWSPNINIFRDPRWGRGQETPGEDPMVSGKYAVSFVRGVQGDSFEGGVLGEQLQASACCKHFTAYDLEKWNGTNRFIFNAQVTKQDLADTYQPPFQSCIQEGKASGIMCAYNQVNGVPNCADYNLLTKTARGQWDFHGYITSDCDAVSIIHDNQGYAKEPEDAVADVLKAGMDVNCGNYLKKYTKSAVEKKKVSVSEIDRALNNLFSIRMRLGLFNGNPTNLPYGKIGADQVCSQEHQAVALEAARDGIVLLKNSNQLPLSKSKTTSLAIIGPNADNSTILVGNYAGPPCKTVTPLQGLQNYVKNIKYHPGCSTVACSSAAIDQAVKIAKEADQVVLVMGLDQTQEREELDRVDLLLPGKQQELIVGVARAAKKPVVLVLLCGGPVDISFAKYDHNIGSILWAGYPGEAGGIALAEIMFGDINPGGRLPMTWYPQDFTKVPMTDMRMRPEPSSGYPGRTYRFYKGKKVFEFGYGLSYSNYSYELISFTQNKISLRSLDEQEDENSNTVGYKTVAELGEELCEKSKFSVTVRVKNQGEMTGKHPVLLFTRQEVFGSGSPIKKLVGFQSVKLDARENTDIEYKLNPCEHLSSANEDGLMVMEKGSQYLLVGDKEYPINIII, encoded by the exons ATGAAGCTCCAAAAAATCTCTCTTCTGACCCTACTCCTCTTCATCTATGCAGAATCAGCTAAGTCTGAACCTCCATTTTCTTGTGACTACACAAACCCATCAACAAAATCATATCTATTTTGTCAAACCTCACTGCCCATAACCCAGAGAGTGAAAGACCTCATCTCTAGACTAACACTAGATGAGAAAATCTCCCAGCTTGTGGACACAGCGCCGTCGATCCCTCGGCTCGGTATCCCCGCCTATAGGTGGTGGTCTGAAGCATTACACGGCGTAGCTTTCTTGCCTGATGTCAGTGAGAGACAAGGCATCCATTTTAATGGAACCATTAGGTCTGCCACTAGCTTCCCTCAAGTCATTCTCTCTGCTGCTTCGTTTGATTCCACACTTTGGTATCGCATTGGTCAA GTGATTGGAAAAGAAGCAAGAGCTATATACAATAATGGGCAAGCAATTGGAATGACATTTTGGTcaccaaatataaatatatttagagaTCCAAGATGGGGAAGAGGGCAAGAAACACCTGGAGAAGATCCAATGGTTTCAGGCAAATATGCAGTTTCTTTCGTTAGAGGAGTTCAAGGTGATTCTTTTGAAGGTGGAGTCCTTGGGGAGCAGCTTCAAGCTTCTGCCTGCTGCAAGCATTTCACTGCTTATGATTTGGAAAAGTGGAATGGCACCAACAGGTTCATTTTCAATGCTCAA GTCACAAAGCAGGACTTAGCTGATACATATCAACCCCCATTTCAAAGTTGCATACAAGAAGGAAAAGCCAGCGGGATAATGTGTGCTTATAATCAAGTCAATGGAGTCCCAAATTGCGCAGATTATAATCTTTTAACTAAAACAGCCAGAGGACAATGGGACTTCCATGG GTATATAACATCTGATTGCGACGCCGTATCCATAATCCATGACAATCAAGGGTATGCTAAAGAACCAGAAGATGCAGTTGCAGATGTGCTTAAAGCAG GGATGGATGTGAACTGCGGGAATTATTTGAAGAAGTACACCAAATCAGCAGTTGAAAAGAAGAAAGTCTCTGTATCTGAAATAGACAGAGCCCTTAACAACCTCTTCTCCATTAGGATGAGGCTAGGACTATTCAATGGCAATCCAACTAACCTGCCTTATGGAAAAATTGGTGCAGATCAGGTTTGTTCTCAAGAACATCAGGCTGTAGCTCTTGAAGCAGCTCGCGATGGCATTGTTCTGCTAAAGAACTCTAATCAGCTCCCTCTTTCGAAATCAAAAACCACATCCCTTGCAATTATCGGTCCAAATGCTGACAATTCAACCATCCTTGTTGGAAATTATGCAGGCCCTCCATGCAAAACTGTTACACCGCTGCAAGGACTacaaaattatgttaaaaacaTTAAGTATCACCCAGGTTGTAGCACAGTGGCATGTTCCTCTGCTGCAATTGACCAAGCAGTAAAGATAGCCAAAGAGGCAGACCAAGTGGTGTTAGTCATGGGACTTGATCAAACACAGGAAAGGGAAGAACTTGATCGTGTAGACTTGCTCCTACCTGGAAAGCAGCAGGAGCTGATAGTCGGTGTTGCACGAGCTGCAAAGAAACCTGTGGTTCTTGTGCTTTTATGTGGGGGACCAGTAGACATATCTTTCGCCAAATACGATCACAACATTGGAAGCATTTTGTGGGCTGGTTATCCGGGTGAAGCTGGAGGCATTGCACTTGCAGAAATCATGTTTGGTGACATCAACCCAG GAGGCAGGTTGCCGATGACTTGGTACCCACaagatttcacaaaagtcccgatgACAGACATGAGGATGCGACCAGAACCATCTTCAGGTTATCCTGGCCGAACGTATAGATTCTATAAAGGCAAAAAGGTTTTTGAATTCGGTTATGGTCTAAGCTACTCAAACTATTCTTATGAGCTTATCTCTTTTACACAAAACAAGATCTCCTTAAGATCATTAGATGAACAAGAAGATGAAAATTCAAATACAGTTGGTTACAAGACAGTTGCAGAGTTGGGGGAAGAACTCTGTGAAAAGAGCAAGTTTTCAGTTACTGTAAGAGTGAAAAATCAAGGCGAGATGACAGGAAAGCATCCAGTGTTGCTTTTCACAAGGCAAGAAGTATTTGGAAGTGGGAGCCCGATAAAGAAGTTGGTTGGGTTCCAAAGTGTGAAACTTGATGCCAGGGAGAATACTGATATTGAGTATAAGCTAAACCCTTGTGAGCACCTTAGCAGCGCTAATGAAGATGGTCTAATGGTGATGGAAAAAGGTTCTCAGTACTTGCTTGTTGGAGACAAAGAGTATCcaattaacataattatttga
- the LOC126664370 gene encoding 40S ribosomal protein S27-2 — translation MVLQNDIDLLNPPAELEKRKHKLKRLVQSPNSFFMDVKCQGCFNITTVFSHSQTVVVCGNCQTVLCQPTGGRARLTEGCSFRRKGD, via the exons ATG GTTCTCCAAAACGACATCGATTTACTGAATCCTCCAGCTGAGCTCGAGAAGAGGAAGCACAAGCTCAAGCGTCTCGTGCAATCTCCCAACTCATTTTTCATG GATGTTAAGTGTCAAGGTTGCTTCAACAT AACAACTGTGTTCAGTCACTCGCAAACTGTAGTAGTGTGTGGCAACTGCCAGACCGTGTTATGCCAGCCTACAGGCGGGCGTGCAAGGCTTACAGAGGGCTGCTCTTTCAGGAGAAAGGGCGATTGA
- the LOC126664369 gene encoding 2,3-bisphosphoglycerate-dependent phosphoglycerate mutase 1-like: MASAAFHQATGTLQHHPNSGFSQEFGSVPVKSILQCSKVDFGLSVSRKLGHCSARRSFSVVQASASNTSLVDPVSTSSSGTTTEIKKKSSEAALILIRHGESLWNEKNLFTGCVDVPLTKKGVEEAIEAGKRISNIPIDMIYTSALIRAQMTAMLAMTQHRRRKVPIIMHNESQQANAWSQIFSEETLKQSIPVITGWQLNERMYGELQGLNKQETADRFGKEKVHEWRRSYDIPPPNGESLEMCAERAVAYFKDQIEPQLLSGKNVMIAAHGNSLRSIIMYLDKLTSQEVISLELSTGIPMLYIFKEGRFIRRGSPAAPTEAGVYAYTRRLAQYRQKLDEMLH; this comes from the exons ATGGCCAGTGCTGCGTTTCACCAAGCAACAGGGACTCTTCAACATCACCCTAACTCTGGCTTTAGTCAGGAGTTTGGGAGTGTTCCTGTGAAATCAATTTTGCAGTGTTCTAAGGTGGATTTTGGATTATCAGTGTCAAGAAAATTGGGACATTGCTCTGCTAGGAGAAGCTTCTCTGTCGTTCAAGCCTCAGCTTCTAATACATCTCTGGTTGATCCTGTTTCAACCTCTTCCAGTGGCACCACAactgaaattaaaaagaaatcaa GTGAGGCAGCTCTAATTCTGATTAGACATGGTGAGTCATTGTGGAATGAGAAGAACCTGTTCACAGGTTGTGTTGATGTCCCACTTACAAAGAAAGGCGTGGAAGAGGCGATTGAAGCTGGCAAGAGAATTAGTAATATTCCCATCGACATGATATATACATCAGCATTGATTCGTGCTCAGATGACTGCCATGCTCGCCATGACTCAGCATCGTCGTAGAAAG GTGCCAATCATTATGCACAATGAGAGCCAACAGGCAAATGCATGGAGTCAAATCTTTAGTGAAGAAACATTAAAGCAGTCCATTCCAGTTATAACTGGTTGGCAACTAAATGAAAGAAT GTACGGGGAGTTGCAGGGCTTGAATAAGCAGGAAACGGCAGATAGATTTGGGAAGGAAAAAGTTCATGAGTGGAGGAGAAGTTATGACATACCCCCGCCTAACGGTGAGAGTCTGGAAATGTGTGCTGAAAGAGCGGTAGCTTATTTTAAAGATCAG ATTGAACCGCAGCTTCTTTCTGGGAAAAATGTAATGATAGCGGCCCATGGGAATTCGTTGAGATCTATCATTATGTATCTCGACAAGTTAACATCCCAAGAG GTCATAAGCTTAGAACTATCAACTGGAATACCTATGCTTTATATATTCAAAGAGGGGAGGTTTATTAGGAGGGGAAGCCCAGCAGCACCAACCGAGGCTGGGGTCTATGCATATACTAGG AGATTAGCTCAATACAGGCAGAAATTAGATGAAATGTTGCATTAG